The following coding sequences are from one Myxococcales bacterium window:
- a CDS encoding fumarylacetoacetate hydrolase family protein — MSKFVRFQTAAGPRYGRMMSPGGPIETLSAAAWLGGQPTGEVFQTGQVRLLAPCEPTKIVCVAHNFPDNAAERRKPVPKKPLVFFKPPSSIIGPGEAIVRPRASKSVQHEAELAIVIGRRCHRVTPAYARAFGAGVTCFNDVTARDIQAEEGYFARCKGFDTFSSIGPWIEEGPVDIAALSIRCRVNGEVRQSGVGKDMIFDPWDLVAYVSAIMTLNPGDIVTLGTPAGTSDLEDGDVCEIEIDGVGTLRNPVVDEA; from the coding sequence ATGTCGAAATTCGTTCGCTTCCAGACCGCAGCGGGACCTCGTTACGGTCGCATGATGTCTCCTGGCGGGCCGATCGAAACCCTGTCGGCGGCCGCCTGGCTCGGCGGCCAACCCACAGGTGAGGTCTTTCAGACAGGCCAGGTGCGCCTTCTCGCCCCTTGCGAACCCACCAAAATCGTCTGCGTGGCACACAATTTCCCGGACAACGCAGCCGAGCGGCGCAAACCGGTCCCGAAAAAACCGCTCGTTTTTTTCAAGCCACCATCCTCGATCATCGGGCCCGGAGAAGCCATCGTGCGACCGCGTGCCTCCAAGAGCGTTCAGCACGAGGCGGAGTTGGCGATCGTCATCGGACGTCGATGCCACCGCGTCACGCCAGCGTACGCCCGCGCGTTCGGTGCAGGTGTCACTTGTTTCAACGACGTGACGGCGCGGGACATCCAAGCCGAAGAGGGCTATTTCGCGCGCTGTAAGGGGTTCGATACCTTCAGCTCGATCGGACCCTGGATCGAAGAGGGGCCCGTGGACATCGCGGCGTTGTCGATTCGCTGCCGCGTCAACGGAGAGGTTCGGCAAAGTGGTGTCGGCAAAGACATGATCTTCGACCCCTGGGACCTCGTCGCCTACGTCTCGGCCATCATGACCTTAAATCCTGGGGACATCGTCACGCTGGGCACCCCGGCGGGCACCTCGGACTTGGAAGACGGTGATGTCTGCGAGATCGAGATCGACGGCGTGGGCACCCTGAGAAACCCCGTGGTCGACGAGGCGTGA
- a CDS encoding septum formation initiator family protein → MKMALVRRGFANRWIVRAGAAGALALTFGYVPYHLYARSGFARYLELEGDLQDMQRGNAGLRADIARLTREAYALKNDPRAVEQVARHELGWVRPGDLVLDLQEGGK, encoded by the coding sequence GTGAAGATGGCCCTTGTGCGTCGGGGTTTCGCTAACCGATGGATCGTCCGCGCGGGTGCGGCCGGCGCGCTCGCCTTGACTTTCGGTTACGTGCCTTACCATCTGTACGCACGCTCGGGTTTCGCCCGCTACCTGGAGCTCGAAGGCGATCTGCAGGACATGCAGCGAGGCAACGCCGGCCTTCGTGCGGACATCGCGCGCCTCACCCGTGAGGCTTACGCCCTCAAAAACGACCCCCGCGCGGTCGAGCAGGTTGCTCGCCACGAGCTGGGCTGGGTGCGCCCGGGCGACCTCGTGCTCGACCTCCAGGAGGGCGGCAAATGA